In Candidatus Omnitrophota bacterium, the following proteins share a genomic window:
- a CDS encoding efflux RND transporter permease subunit: protein MTLSDLSIKRPVFAWMFMAALIVFGAIGFKGMGVSQLPDVEFPVISVNLTWQGAAPEVMESNVVDIIEQSLTSIEGVRDISSSVRQGRATVTVELELDRNVDVAVQEVQTKISQVQRSLPKDIDPPTVTKVNPAQQPIIWLTLHGEGHAPRELMKYVQDHLQDQFATISGVGEVTLGGFVAPNLRVWLDADKMTANELTVDDVVAAITREHSEIPAGRIETPTMEQNVRAMGEAGTAEEFADIVIPKRSGQPIYKPIYLKDVAAVEDGLDDVRRISRSNGASAIGLGIRKQTGANEVAVSKGVFKKLEQVRKQLPKGMELDAVINRTKFIEDSINELMFTLVLSAIVTSLVCWLFLGSWTATVNILMAIPTSIIGTFIVIHFLGFTLNTFTVLGLSLAIGIVVDDAIMVLENIVRYQEKGVPRLAAAQQGARQVTFAATAATAAIIAIFLPVAFMSGIIGKFFYQFGVTISVAVALSLLEALMLTPMRCSQFLQAGTRSTAFGRAVDRLFHQMAKHYRVGLHWVLGRRWPVVAVSLGVFLLSLVFVGFLRKEFVPAQDQSMFLCSLQTPVGSSMDYTNERFKEAEKFVMSRPEVARYFAAIGGFQGGEVNKGMIFVTFKSPRQRPVVVPGKHPLSQAELMVLFRKELNKVPHVKAFIQDLSLSGFSAKRGLPIEMSIQGPDWDQLWQHAQGIKERMAQSGLMVDVDTDYLAGASEIRVIPDRAKAAAHGVSIESINATVNALIGGDRVAQYTHNGKRYDVRVRLIAQQRAAANDITQLWVWNDRGELVQLKDVVTLEEKPAAVNITRRNRERAITIFANVAPGKSQSTAAAEAQKIAKAVLPDGYTAVFTGSSKTSQESGGGLAFVFIMGIVVAYMVLASQFNSYVHPLSVLMALPFSISGALIALWMGGQSLNLYSLIGLILLMGIVKKNSILLVDFTNQMREKGLEVREALLEACPVRLRPILMTSAATIAAAIPPALAIGPGVEVRVPMAIAVIGGVIVSTFFTLFVVPCVYSLLAKLEHK, encoded by the coding sequence ATGACGCTCTCTGATCTGTCCATCAAGCGTCCGGTGTTCGCCTGGATGTTCATGGCCGCCCTCATCGTGTTCGGGGCGATCGGGTTTAAGGGCATGGGCGTGAGCCAATTGCCCGACGTGGAATTCCCGGTCATTTCCGTGAATCTCACCTGGCAGGGCGCGGCACCCGAGGTCATGGAGTCCAATGTCGTGGACATCATTGAACAATCGTTGACCTCCATCGAGGGGGTCCGCGACATTTCTTCCTCCGTCCGCCAGGGGCGGGCCACCGTCACCGTTGAACTGGAATTGGACCGCAATGTGGACGTGGCTGTCCAGGAAGTGCAGACAAAAATATCCCAGGTCCAGAGGTCTTTGCCCAAAGACATTGACCCGCCCACCGTGACCAAGGTCAACCCGGCCCAGCAGCCCATCATCTGGCTGACCCTGCACGGGGAAGGGCACGCCCCGCGGGAACTCATGAAATACGTCCAGGACCATTTGCAGGACCAGTTTGCCACCATCAGCGGCGTGGGGGAAGTTACGCTGGGCGGGTTCGTGGCGCCCAATTTGCGCGTGTGGCTGGACGCGGACAAAATGACCGCCAATGAATTGACTGTCGACGATGTGGTCGCCGCCATCACCCGGGAACATTCCGAAATACCGGCCGGCCGCATTGAGACGCCGACCATGGAACAGAACGTGCGCGCCATGGGCGAGGCCGGCACGGCGGAAGAATTCGCCGATATTGTCATCCCCAAAAGGAGCGGCCAGCCGATCTACAAACCCATTTATCTCAAAGATGTGGCCGCGGTTGAGGACGGGCTGGACGATGTCCGGCGCATTTCCCGCAGCAACGGGGCCTCCGCCATAGGGCTCGGCATCCGCAAACAGACCGGCGCCAATGAAGTCGCGGTGAGCAAAGGGGTTTTCAAGAAACTGGAACAGGTCCGCAAACAATTGCCGAAAGGCATGGAACTCGACGCTGTCATCAACCGCACCAAGTTCATTGAGGATTCCATCAATGAACTGATGTTCACCCTCGTGCTTTCGGCCATCGTGACGTCCCTGGTCTGCTGGCTGTTTTTGGGGTCGTGGACCGCCACCGTCAATATTTTAATGGCTATTCCGACGTCCATCATAGGGACGTTCATCGTCATCCATTTCCTTGGTTTTACCCTCAACACGTTCACGGTCTTAGGGTTGTCGCTGGCCATCGGTATCGTGGTGGACGACGCGATCATGGTGCTGGAGAACATCGTCCGCTACCAGGAAAAAGGCGTGCCCCGTTTGGCGGCGGCCCAGCAGGGGGCCAGGCAGGTCACCTTCGCGGCCACGGCCGCGACCGCGGCCATCATCGCGATCTTTTTGCCCGTGGCGTTCATGTCCGGCATCATTGGAAAATTTTTCTATCAGTTCGGAGTGACCATTTCCGTGGCAGTCGCCCTGTCTTTGCTGGAAGCGCTGATGCTCACTCCCATGCGCTGTTCGCAATTCCTGCAGGCGGGGACGCGCTCGACGGCGTTCGGCAGGGCCGTGGACCGCCTGTTCCATCAAATGGCGAAGCATTACCGCGTCGGACTGCATTGGGTGCTGGGGCGCCGCTGGCCGGTGGTGGCGGTGTCTTTGGGGGTTTTCCTTTTGTCCCTGGTCTTTGTCGGATTTTTACGCAAGGAATTCGTCCCGGCGCAGGACCAGAGCATGTTCTTGTGCAGTTTGCAGACACCGGTGGGCTCTTCCATGGATTATACAAATGAGCGTTTTAAGGAAGCCGAGAAATTCGTCATGAGCCGCCCGGAGGTCGCGCGTTATTTCGCGGCCATCGGCGGTTTTCAGGGCGGTGAGGTCAACAAAGGCATGATCTTTGTGACCTTCAAGTCCCCGCGCCAGCGTCCCGTGGTAGTACCGGGCAAACATCCTTTGTCGCAGGCGGAATTGATGGTCCTGTTCCGCAAGGAACTCAACAAGGTCCCGCATGTGAAGGCGTTCATCCAGGATCTGTCCTTGAGCGGTTTTTCCGCCAAGCGCGGGCTTCCCATTGAAATGTCCATCCAGGGCCCGGATTGGGACCAATTGTGGCAGCATGCCCAAGGGATCAAGGAGCGGATGGCCCAAAGCGGCCTGATGGTGGACGTGGATACCGATTATCTGGCCGGGGCCTCCGAGATCCGTGTCATCCCGGACCGCGCCAAAGCCGCCGCCCACGGGGTGAGCATTGAATCCATCAACGCGACCGTCAACGCGCTCATCGGCGGGGACCGGGTGGCCCAGTACACGCATAACGGCAAACGCTACGACGTGCGTGTGCGCCTGATCGCGCAGCAAAGAGCGGCGGCCAACGACATCACTCAATTATGGGTGTGGAATGATCGCGGGGAACTGGTGCAGTTAAAAGACGTGGTGACACTTGAAGAAAAACCCGCGGCCGTCAACATCACCCGCCGCAACAGGGAGAGGGCCATCACCATTTTTGCCAACGTGGCGCCGGGCAAGTCTCAATCCACGGCCGCGGCCGAGGCCCAAAAGATCGCCAAGGCCGTTCTTCCCGATGGGTATACGGCTGTTTTCACCGGCAGCAGCAAGACGTCCCAGGAAAGCGGAGGGGGCCTGGCGTTCGTCTTTATCATGGGGATCGTGGTGGCCTATATGGTTTTGGCCTCGCAGTTCAACAGTTATGTCCATCCGTTGAGCGTTTTGATGGCGCTTCCGTTTTCCATTTCCGGGGCCCTGATCGCCTTATGGATGGGCGGGCAGTCCCTGAACCTTTACAGTTTGATCGGCCTCATTCTTTTGATGGGGATCGTTAAAAAGAATTCCATATTGCTGGTGGATTTTACCAATCAGATGCGCGAAAAAGGCCTTGAGGTCCGCGAGGCCTTGCTGGAGGCCTGTCCCGTGCGTCTGCGTCCCATTTTAATGACCTCCGCCGCGACCATTGCCGCGGCCATCCCGCCGGCATTGGCCATAGGCCCCGGTGTCGAAGTCCGCGTCCCCATGGCGATCGCGGTCATCGGCGGCGTTATTGTTTCAACTTTTTTCACCCTGTTCGTCGTGCCGTGCGTGTATAGCCTTTTGGCAAAACTGGAACATAAATAA
- a CDS encoding DUF2062 domain-containing protein has product MFKRFKSWAKGLYERLVRMDDSPQRVALGFGVGVFLGLLPGTGPLAALAAAFVFRLNKAAALLGSVLTNTWLSFVTFALALKIGSALLGVNRSDDASLVNVLKPLLAGYAVVGFGCALAAYLTALWVLTRRRKVK; this is encoded by the coding sequence GTGTTCAAGCGATTTAAAAGTTGGGCAAAGGGTTTGTATGAGCGGCTGGTGCGCATGGACGACAGCCCCCAGCGCGTTGCTTTGGGTTTTGGCGTCGGCGTCTTTTTGGGGCTCCTGCCCGGCACAGGGCCGTTGGCGGCGCTGGCCGCCGCGTTCGTGTTCCGTTTAAATAAAGCAGCCGCGCTTTTGGGAAGCGTTTTGACCAATACGTGGTTGAGTTTCGTGACCTTTGCGCTGGCCTTGAAGATCGGGTCCGCGCTTTTAGGCGTCAACCGGTCTGACGACGCCTCCCTGGTCAATGTCCTTAAACCCTTGCTGGCCGGATACGCGGTGGTGGGTTTTGGCTGTGCCTTGGCCGCTTATTTGACAGCCCTTTGGGTCCTCACCCGACGCCGCAAGGTTAAGTGA
- a CDS encoding GatB/YqeY domain-containing protein, translated as MSLEDKISQDYIQAMKARDTLRSSTLNFLRAEIKNAKIDKRVETIADADVITVIKKQVKQRQDSITQFRAGSREDLAVKEEQELRILQSYLPVALPLETLRAVVDEVIKSSGAVSMKDMGKVMKEVLAKVAGQADSQAVSALVKERLSK; from the coding sequence ATGTCATTAGAAGACAAAATTTCCCAGGATTATATACAGGCCATGAAAGCCCGTGACACGTTGAGGTCTTCAACGTTGAATTTTCTGCGCGCCGAGATCAAGAACGCCAAGATCGACAAGCGCGTTGAGACGATCGCGGATGCGGATGTGATCACCGTCATCAAGAAACAGGTCAAGCAGCGTCAGGATTCCATCACCCAGTTCCGGGCGGGCAGCAGGGAAGACCTGGCGGTCAAGGAAGAACAGGAACTGCGCATCCTTCAAAGTTATTTGCCTGTTGCTCTGCCGCTGGAAACATTGAGAGCCGTTGTGGACGAAGTCATCAAGTCCTCCGGGGCCGTATCCATGAAGGACATGGGCAAGGTCATGAAAGAGGTTTTGGCCAAGGTCGCGGGTCAGGCCGACAGCCAGGCGGTCAGCGCCCTGGTCAAAGAACGATTGTCCAAATGA
- a CDS encoding polysaccharide deacetylase family protein: MMRPIKFFLAVLAVLIFTFWMRGRYVVPVMTYHHVSDTESGHSLNNVTPRSFARQMEFLKEHRYNVISFDDLVDGLKKGHIFARNTVVIQFDDGNEDNYINAFPVLKQYHFPAMAFLISDMVGTPGFLTWDQVREMDAQGFKAGAHTRHHVYLPDVSPDAARDEIFGSKKIIEERLGHAIDYFAYPSGGFTGQVQGIVQEAGFKAAVTTNRGQDRLNRDLFAFRRIRMKDGDNALTLWAKLSGYYNFFRKSKDSY; encoded by the coding sequence ATGATGCGTCCGATAAAATTTTTTTTAGCCGTCCTCGCGGTCCTTATTTTTACGTTTTGGATGCGCGGCCGTTATGTGGTGCCGGTCATGACCTATCATCATGTTTCCGATACCGAAAGCGGGCATTCTTTGAACAATGTGACGCCGCGGTCATTTGCCCGGCAGATGGAATTCCTCAAGGAGCACCGTTACAATGTCATCAGTTTTGATGATCTGGTCGACGGCCTCAAAAAGGGACACATTTTTGCCCGCAATACGGTCGTCATCCAGTTCGACGATGGCAATGAGGACAATTATATCAATGCGTTCCCCGTGCTCAAACAATACCATTTTCCCGCCATGGCATTCCTGATCTCCGACATGGTCGGGACCCCGGGTTTTTTGACGTGGGACCAGGTCAGGGAAATGGACGCGCAAGGATTTAAGGCCGGGGCGCACACGCGGCATCATGTGTATTTGCCCGACGTTTCGCCGGACGCGGCCCGCGACGAGATCTTCGGGAGCAAAAAGATCATTGAGGAACGCCTGGGGCACGCGATCGATTATTTTGCCTATCCCTCCGGCGGGTTCACCGGGCAAGTGCAGGGGATCGTCCAAGAGGCCGGTTTCAAGGCCGCGGTCACCACCAACCGCGGGCAGGACCGTCTGAACCGCGACCTGTTCGCGTTCAGGAGGATCCGCATGAAGGACGGGGACAATGCCCTGACCTTGTGGGCGAAATTATCGGGATATTATAATTTTTTCAGGAAATCCAAGGACTCGTATTGA
- the purE gene encoding 5-(carboxyamino)imidazole ribonucleotide mutase produces the protein MKKPLVGINMGSQSDMAVKSGAADVLDAFLIPYEVTVVSAHRSPQGTFDYAQKAKERGLKVIIAGAGGAAHLPGVVAALTTLPVVGVPIRSGNSLEGLDSLLSIVQMPEGVPVAAMAVNGAGNAGILAAEIIGTFDASVARRLKTHKAGLKKKVETSAAAIRKKGFRNMLKLMRGR, from the coding sequence ATGAAAAAACCATTGGTCGGCATCAACATGGGCAGTCAAAGCGATATGGCGGTCAAGTCCGGCGCTGCGGACGTTCTGGATGCGTTCCTTATTCCCTATGAGGTCACCGTGGTCTCGGCGCACCGCTCGCCCCAAGGCACGTTTGATTATGCTCAAAAGGCCAAAGAGCGCGGTCTTAAGGTCATCATCGCCGGCGCCGGCGGGGCCGCGCATTTGCCGGGTGTCGTGGCCGCCTTAACAACGCTTCCCGTCGTGGGCGTTCCGATCAGGTCCGGCAATTCTCTGGAGGGCCTGGATTCTCTGTTGTCCATCGTGCAAATGCCCGAAGGGGTCCCCGTGGCGGCCATGGCCGTCAACGGCGCCGGGAATGCCGGGATCCTGGCCGCCGAGATCATCGGGACTTTTGACGCGTCCGTGGCCCGTCGTTTGAAAACCCATAAGGCGGGCCTTAAGAAAAAAGTTGAGACCTCGGCCGCGGCCATCAGAAAAAAAGGTTTCCGAAACATGTTGAAGCTCATGCGCGGGCGGTGA
- a CDS encoding inorganic pyrophosphatase gives MTDNIKTLWQSLALLLRAHPWHGIPIGEDAPEIFNTYIETVPSDTVKYEIDKKSGFLKVARPQKYSSICPTLYGFIPQTYCSRNTADFCSQRTGRLGIVGDDDPLDVCVLTEKVISHGDIIVRAIPIGGFRMIDEGKADDKIIAVMHGDGLYSQWHNIEDCPRAFVDRLKHYFLTYKDLPGSEERICEISHVYGREEALEVIRRSRADYHDRFADLESMVSSVKED, from the coding sequence ATGACCGACAATATCAAGACGCTGTGGCAGTCGCTGGCTTTGCTGTTACGCGCGCATCCGTGGCACGGCATCCCCATCGGCGAAGACGCGCCCGAGATCTTCAATACCTATATTGAGACGGTCCCTTCTGATACCGTCAAATACGAGATAGACAAGAAAAGCGGGTTTTTGAAAGTGGCCCGCCCGCAAAAATACTCCAGCATCTGCCCGACCCTGTATGGGTTCATCCCGCAGACCTATTGCTCCAGGAATACCGCGGATTTTTGTTCGCAGCGTACGGGGCGTTTGGGGATCGTGGGGGACGACGACCCGCTGGACGTCTGCGTTTTGACCGAGAAGGTCATCAGCCACGGCGATATCATCGTGCGGGCCATTCCCATCGGCGGCTTCCGCATGATCGACGAGGGCAAGGCGGATGACAAGATCATCGCGGTCATGCACGGCGACGGCCTCTACAGCCAGTGGCACAATATCGAGGACTGCCCGCGCGCGTTCGTCGACCGGCTCAAGCATTATTTTCTGACCTACAAAGACCTTCCCGGTTCCGAAGAACGCATCTGCGAGATCAGCCATGTTTACGGCCGTGAAGAGGCCCTGGAAGTCATCCGCCGCAGCCGCGCGGATTATCACGACCGTTTCGCCGATCTTGAATCCATGGTGTCCTCCGTCAAGGAGGACTGA
- a CDS encoding UvrD-helicase domain-containing protein, with product MSPEVRVVEASAGSGKTTALAKRYIQILLLASRSDPLAMKHILAITFTNKAAGQMKERIVELLKRIALEGLAPFPLGLAKPEAQRMAYRLMEELIRQYHFFQVQTIDSFMNALLSGCAFKVGLSARFKIRRDPSDYLERTLDEIIAASARDAALRRLLTGMVRQYLFLENRTGWFPKKDFLAVLKVLFAHQNIYQKAFIKYGDGAQDLWAMKQKFIALIEQMHHNAPEGTHKRFRDWLEDFCGRHTVSFDVDDVSTLLARDDFPVTKGKDVGPRLQRLWDEARRCLQAIVRLEAYGMFDPHIDLFERAMAVLKTHQVRDDVLFLEQLNSKARALFDDGLVTVEELYYRLAARFRHYLIDEFQDTNLGQWANLSMMVEEALSTGGTLFYVGDKKQAIYGFRGGKSELFDRLQDDLSHFNVVRETLTRNYRSHRHIVDFNNRIFAVDNLKRFLRSQIVFGPSDEQFCEEVYGHAQQEALPELDQGSVRVAMVAGKTQALREPIIRVRLLEALKDIHSRFRWQDIAVLTRSNAEAAQVSQWLLSENILVQSQRTSDVKNHPLVQEFLDYLKFLDSPVDHTVFAAFLSGEIFPAASGMAPQAVRDFLFKERAKCLHKAFQGSFPEMWQRHFARHFQEAGLYPLYELAVSVCHDWQMLERFPEARGFILHFLELIKRREEDSCDLQSFLEYFDALEGEERFLPVNDADAVRVLTVHKAKGLEFPVVIIPFLEMAVRSGSGDGGQSFVWDESKDGIRLLRLKKPYGVFCEDLKERFDAEYKKEFLAQLNNVYVALTRAKWEMVIFVPERAGNAVNPVLELIPDDARAVGQTSRPGGLKPEAPPRLLLETLVSRQWISRLHEDFSGQDLDSAGARLKGEAAHFCLACSGDLNGVDVPSSVEKAIGRMAGRFSSQDAGEYKNWLSKFLQREDVRPLFFPPPGTQVICEQEIVNRFGDTRRVDRLLVDDGQVLVVDFKTSRRDEASHQKQMDEYIALVRALYPGRMVRGEIIYV from the coding sequence TTGTCCCCTGAAGTCCGCGTGGTCGAGGCCTCGGCCGGCTCCGGCAAGACCACCGCGCTCGCCAAACGTTATATCCAGATCCTGCTGTTAGCTTCCAGGTCCGATCCTCTGGCCATGAAACACATTTTGGCCATCACGTTCACCAATAAGGCCGCCGGACAGATGAAGGAACGCATCGTCGAGCTCCTCAAGCGCATCGCTTTGGAGGGCCTGGCGCCATTCCCCCTCGGCCTTGCAAAGCCGGAAGCACAGCGCATGGCCTACCGGCTGATGGAAGAGCTCATCCGCCAGTATCATTTTTTCCAGGTCCAGACCATTGACAGTTTCATGAACGCGCTGTTGTCCGGGTGCGCGTTCAAGGTCGGGCTTTCGGCGCGTTTCAAGATCCGGCGCGATCCTTCCGATTACCTTGAACGGACGCTGGATGAGATCATTGCCGCTTCCGCCAGGGACGCCGCGTTGCGCCGGCTTTTGACAGGCATGGTCCGCCAGTATCTTTTTCTGGAAAACCGCACCGGATGGTTCCCTAAAAAGGATTTCCTCGCCGTTCTCAAAGTCCTGTTCGCCCACCAGAATATTTATCAGAAGGCATTTATCAAATACGGCGACGGCGCGCAGGACCTCTGGGCGATGAAACAGAAATTCATCGCCCTGATCGAACAGATGCATCACAATGCTCCCGAGGGCACGCACAAAAGATTCCGGGACTGGCTTGAGGATTTTTGCGGCCGGCATACGGTCAGTTTTGACGTGGATGACGTGAGTACGTTATTGGCCAGGGACGATTTTCCCGTGACAAAGGGCAAAGATGTCGGGCCGCGGCTACAGCGCTTATGGGACGAGGCGCGCCGGTGCCTGCAGGCCATTGTCCGCCTTGAGGCCTACGGGATGTTTGACCCGCACATTGACCTTTTTGAACGTGCGATGGCTGTTTTAAAGACGCACCAGGTCAGGGACGATGTGCTGTTTTTGGAACAGCTCAACAGCAAGGCCCGCGCGCTGTTCGACGACGGGCTGGTCACGGTCGAGGAATTGTATTACCGTTTGGCCGCGCGTTTCCGCCATTACCTCATTGATGAATTTCAGGACACAAATCTCGGGCAATGGGCCAACCTGTCCATGATGGTGGAGGAGGCCCTGTCCACCGGAGGGACATTATTTTACGTGGGCGACAAGAAACAGGCCATTTACGGGTTTCGCGGTGGCAAAAGCGAATTGTTTGACCGGCTGCAGGATGACCTTTCCCATTTTAACGTCGTGCGCGAAACGCTCACCAGGAATTACCGCAGTCACCGGCACATCGTTGATTTTAATAACCGTATTTTCGCCGTGGACAATTTGAAACGTTTTTTGCGTTCTCAGATCGTTTTCGGGCCTTCTGATGAGCAATTTTGTGAAGAGGTGTACGGCCATGCCCAACAGGAGGCGCTCCCGGAATTGGACCAGGGATCGGTGCGTGTGGCAATGGTGGCCGGAAAGACGCAAGCCCTGCGCGAGCCGATCATCCGCGTCCGGCTTCTGGAGGCGTTAAAGGACATCCACAGCCGTTTTCGCTGGCAGGACATCGCGGTCTTGACGCGCAGCAATGCCGAGGCTGCACAGGTCAGCCAATGGCTTTTGAGCGAGAACATCCTTGTCCAGTCCCAGCGCACCAGCGACGTGAAAAACCATCCTCTGGTCCAGGAGTTCCTGGATTATCTGAAATTTCTGGATTCCCCCGTTGATCATACCGTTTTTGCGGCGTTTTTGTCCGGAGAGATCTTTCCCGCGGCATCAGGAATGGCCCCGCAGGCGGTGAGGGATTTTTTGTTCAAAGAGCGCGCCAAATGTTTGCACAAGGCCTTTCAGGGTTCCTTCCCGGAGATGTGGCAGCGGCATTTCGCAAGGCATTTTCAGGAGGCGGGGCTTTATCCTTTGTACGAATTGGCCGTCAGCGTATGCCATGACTGGCAGATGCTCGAGCGCTTTCCCGAGGCGCGCGGGTTTATTCTGCATTTTCTGGAACTCATCAAACGCAGGGAAGAGGACAGTTGTGACCTGCAAAGTTTTTTGGAGTATTTCGATGCTCTGGAAGGGGAGGAACGTTTCCTTCCCGTCAACGACGCGGATGCCGTGCGGGTCCTGACCGTGCATAAGGCCAAAGGCCTGGAATTCCCCGTCGTTATTATCCCGTTCCTGGAGATGGCGGTCAGGTCCGGGTCCGGGGACGGGGGGCAGTCCTTCGTGTGGGATGAAAGCAAGGACGGCATACGCCTGCTGCGTTTGAAAAAGCCCTACGGGGTTTTTTGTGAGGACCTCAAAGAACGTTTTGATGCGGAATATAAAAAGGAGTTTCTTGCCCAGTTGAACAATGTCTATGTGGCCCTGACCCGCGCGAAGTGGGAAATGGTTATTTTTGTCCCCGAACGCGCGGGCAACGCGGTCAATCCTGTTTTGGAGCTCATTCCCGATGACGCGCGCGCCGTCGGGCAGACGTCCCGTCCCGGTGGGCTTAAACCCGAGGCCCCGCCTCGTTTGTTGCTGGAAACCCTCGTCAGCCGCCAATGGATCAGCCGTTTGCATGAGGATTTTTCCGGCCAGGACCTGGACAGCGCGGGTGCGCGTTTGAAAGGCGAGGCCGCGCATTTTTGTTTGGCCTGTTCGGGGGACCTCAACGGTGTCGATGTCCCGTCATCCGTTGAGAAGGCCATCGGCCGCATGGCCGGCCGTTTTTCTTCCCAGGATGCCGGCGAATACAAGAACTGGCTTTCCAAGTTTTTACAAAGGGAGGATGTGCGGCCTTTATTTTTTCCGCCGCCGGGGACACAGGTCATCTGCGAACAGGAGATCGTCAACCGTTTCGGCGACACCCGCCGCGTGGACCGGCTGCTGGTCGACGACGGTCAGGTTTTAGTCGTCGATTTCAAGACCTCACGCAGAGACGAGGCCTCCCATCAAAAGCAAATGGACGAGTACATCGCTTTGGTGCGCGCCCTTTATCCCGGCCGCATGGTGCGTGGAGAAATTATTTATGTCTGA